The Flavobacterium faecale genome has a segment encoding these proteins:
- a CDS encoding toxin-antitoxin system YwqK family antitoxin, translating into MIIKELQKQFNSKFAIVVLAFCLFSCKHNGENLLGSNVAILKVNKEDLQLLPEKGLVFYKSKPFTGVSQQFYENGKLSEIGTFKDGIEDGPYKKWFPNGLLGFESNYVKGTIDGVSKSWWNNGKLRTKSNFKMGVGDGVQMQYYISGSKFKMITIKDGQQNGMQKAWRENGKIYSNYEAKNGRIFGLKRVNLCYELENEKVKE; encoded by the coding sequence GTGATTATCAAGGAACTCCAAAAACAATTCAATAGTAAATTTGCAATTGTTGTGCTTGCTTTTTGTTTGTTTTCTTGTAAGCATAACGGAGAAAACCTTTTAGGTAGTAACGTTGCTATTTTAAAAGTAAACAAAGAAGATTTACAACTTCTACCCGAAAAAGGGCTTGTCTTTTATAAGAGCAAGCCTTTTACAGGTGTTTCGCAACAATTTTATGAAAATGGAAAGTTATCCGAAATAGGTACTTTTAAAGATGGAATAGAAGATGGTCCTTATAAAAAATGGTTTCCAAATGGATTACTTGGTTTCGAATCCAATTATGTAAAGGGGACTATTGATGGTGTTAGTAAAAGTTGGTGGAATAATGGTAAACTCCGTACAAAATCCAATTTCAAAATGGGAGTTGGTGATGGTGTTCAGATGCAATACTATATTTCAGGTAGCAAATTCAAGATGATTACCATTAAAGACGGTCAACAGAATGGCATGCAAAAAGCATGGCGCGAAAACGGAAAAATTTACAGTAATTATGAAGCCAAAAATGGTCGAATTTTTGGTTTAAAAAGAGTAAACTTGTGTTATGAATTGGAAAATGAAAAAGTTAAGGAATAA
- a CDS encoding YHYH protein: MKKLNIITTGISMLALAVTIYSCSSSSDSSSTDTSTDTSTATLSTAFAEFSSNVTVTKSGSNVTLKTTGLPNHKSPYWSNTTARTTDGIATAASATNHALFETPEENGGTTTYANMAPGNIDNFTGSYSLTVPVSPSKASSTSATGLGAIGIAISGAMIYNDEEGPGIALSGAVGSLDVCGAHTGPQSYHYHLEPKKWSNDDVKLIGIIADGFFLYGRKCSSTGTYPADLDSSGGHTSTTQFSTTAVYHYHIKNELYLSKYYILFPGDYQGTPKTIQ; encoded by the coding sequence ATGAAAAAATTGAATATAATTACAACAGGAATCAGTATGCTAGCTTTGGCAGTAACAATATATTCTTGTTCAAGCTCTAGTGATTCATCTTCTACTGATACGTCGACTGATACATCAACAGCAACTTTAAGTACTGCTTTTGCAGAGTTTAGTTCCAATGTTACAGTAACCAAAAGTGGTAGTAATGTTACCTTAAAAACAACAGGTTTGCCAAACCATAAGTCACCTTATTGGTCAAATACAACCGCTAGAACAACAGACGGAATTGCAACTGCTGCTTCTGCTACAAATCATGCTTTGTTTGAAACTCCCGAGGAAAATGGTGGCACAACTACTTATGCCAACATGGCGCCAGGAAATATTGATAATTTTACAGGTTCATATTCGCTAACAGTGCCAGTATCACCATCAAAAGCTTCTAGTACATCTGCTACAGGATTGGGGGCAATTGGAATTGCGATTAGTGGTGCTATGATCTATAACGACGAAGAAGGCCCTGGAATTGCTTTAAGTGGAGCTGTTGGCTCACTTGATGTTTGTGGTGCGCATACTGGTCCACAGAGTTATCACTACCATTTAGAGCCAAAAAAATGGTCAAATGATGATGTTAAATTAATTGGAATCATAGCTGATGGTTTCTTTTTGTATGGTAGAAAATGCAGCTCAACAGGAACTTATCCAGCAGATCTAGACTCGTCTGGAGGTCATACAAGTACGACTCAATTTTCTACAACTGCCGTTTATCATTATCATATCAAAAATGAATTATACCTTTCTAAATATTATATCTTATTCCCAGGTGATTATCAAGGAACTCCAAAAACAATTCAATAG
- a CDS encoding EF-hand domain-containing protein: protein MKSIKIILTVMMFSGSVSLFAQPQGGQEGQKPPTAEEAIKKLDADKDGKLSKAEVKGPLKDDFTKIDTDKDGFLSLDELKKAPKPERKKPTE, encoded by the coding sequence ATGAAAAGTATAAAAATTATTCTAACAGTTATGATGTTTTCTGGATCAGTGTCACTTTTTGCACAGCCACAAGGCGGCCAAGAGGGTCAAAAACCACCAACAGCCGAAGAAGCTATAAAAAAGTTAGATGCTGATAAAGATGGTAAATTATCTAAAGCGGAAGTTAAAGGCCCGTTGAAAGATGATTTTACAAAGATTGATACGGATAAAGATGGTTTCTTGAGTTTGGACGAATTGAAAAAAGCGCCTAAGCCTGAGCGTAAAAAACCGACAGAATAG